The genomic window CCGTGGAACCGCGGCCCGATGCCCGCAGGGACACCTATCAGGCCCCGGGGCAGGGGGGCCGGCCCGCACCGCGCGGCGAAGGCCGGGACAAGCGAAATTATTGAGGCCGCCGTCAACCTCCGGCGGGGCCCTTCGTTTTTACGGGACAAGACGAACAGTCCATTCACCAGGAGGACCCCATGCACGCATTCATCAAGTTCGCATTCATCGCGGGACTCGGCTTTCTCATCGCGGCGGAGGTGGCCTACGGCCAGACCCAAACCTACGGCACGAACGACCCCGGCATCCAAAAACGGATGGAGAACCAGGAGCGGCGCATCGACCAGGGGGTGCAAAGCGGTGCGCTCACCCCGAAAGAGGCAGGAAAGCTCGAGGCCGAGCAGGCAAGGATCCGTCAGGCCGAGCAGCGGATGAAAGCCGATGGACAGCTGACCCCCGGGGAGCGGGAGAGGCTTCGCAAGATGCAGGACCGCTCGAGCCGGCACATCTACAGACAAAAGCATGACGCACAGACCGTCGGTGCAGGCGGCACGAACGACCCCGGCATCCAAAAACGGATGGAGAACCAGGAGCGGCGCATCGATCAGGGAGTGCAGAGCGGTGAGCTCACCCCGAAAGAGGCAGGAAAGCTCGAGGCCGAGCAGGCAAGGATCCGGCAGGCCGAAAGCAGGATGAAATCCGACGGGGATCTCTCCCCGCAGGAACGCAGGCGGCTGCACAACATGCAGGACCGGGCAAGCGACCACATCTACAGGCAGAAACACGACCGGCAGAAGGTCAATACCCGATAACCCCGGCCTCTCTCTCCCCTTTTCTCCCCTCCGGGCCTCTCGCACGAGAGGCCCTTTTTGTTTGCGGAAGTTTCCCGCCGAGTGTGGTAAAAGCACGGTCCCGGCCGGTGAAAAACAGGAGCGCCTGCCGCGGCAGACCGATTGTCGCGCGGCCTGAAGCTGGAATGCGCCGGTCGGCGAGGCGGCGAGAGACCCGCAGCGCAGATTCCTGGAGGACGATCATGGAACCCATCATCGATTTGAGAAGCGACACGGTCACGAAACCCACCGCCGAGATGCGGGAGGCGATGAAAAACGCCGTCGTCGGCGACGACATCCTGCGGGACGATCCCACGGTCATCGAGCTCGAAGAGCTGGCAGCGGGAATCTTCGGGAAGGAAGCGGCCCTGCTGACAATCTCCGGGACGATGAGCAACGAGATCGCCGTGATGGTCTACACGAAGCCCGGCGACGAAATCGTCGTCCTGGCCGATTCCCACATCTACAATCTCGAGACGGGAGGCATCTCCGCACTGTCCGGATCGCAGCCGCGGCCCCTGAAGAGCGACACGGGAGTCTACGACCCGCAGGAACTCAGCCGCGCGATCATGCCCCCCGGCGTCCAGCGGGCGAGGACCCGCCTGATCTGCCTGGAAAACACCTTTCATCTCGATCGGGGACTCGCCGTGGAGAAGAGCCGGTATGCCGAGACCATCGAGATTGCGCGCAGGCACGGAATCCCCGTCTTCATGGACGGCGCTCGCATCTTCAACGCGGCCCTGGCGACCAACACGACCGTACGCGACCTGACGAGCTTTTGTGACGCCGTCGATGTCTGCCTTTGCAAGGGTCTCGCCGCCCCCCTCGGCTCGATGCTGATGGGGTCGAGGGATTTCATCGACGAGGCGCGGCGGATCCGGCAGCGGATCGGAGGCGGTATGAGGCAGGCGGGCGTCATTGCGGCTCCCGGCATCCTGGCCCTGACGAAGATGGTCGAGCGGCTTCCCGAGGATCACGCCCGTGCCGAGACGATGAGACGGGGTCTCGAAGCCATGGGAATCCGGGTGGACCGGGGAGGGATCCTGACCAACATCGTCAACCTCGACGTGAGTCCCGTTGGCTGGAAGGCGCCGCTCTTTGCGGAGCGGCTCCTGGGTTACGGGATCAAGGCCAAGGTCTGCACAGAGCACACGCTGCGGATGGTGACCCACAACGACATCGGCGACCGGGAGGTTTCTTTCGTCCTGGACCGTATCGGGAATTTGCTCCGGAGCCGAACCTAGGAACGGCGGGGCGCAACGTTATTCGCGGCCGGAAACGCCGGGCAAAGGCCCGATGACCGGGACCCGGCGGATCGGTCCGATTACTTTATAAGGAGACAGGCTATGGGGCTCATTCTTAAAATCTTCGCCGGGATCGTCGCGGGAATTCTGCTGGGGCTGTTTGCGCCCATGCCGGTGATCAAGACCCTCTCCAGCGTCGGGTTCGTCCTGGGACAGTACATCCGCTTCGTGATTCCTCTTCTCATCATCGCTTTCGTGGCCAAGGGCGTTGCCGAGTTCGGCAAGCAGGCCGGCAAGGCCCTGCTGCTGGGGCTCGTCCTGGCCTATGTCTCGACCATCTGTGCCGAGCTTCTGGGCTTCTCCGTGGCCTCGGCGTTTCTCCCCAGCATGGGGATCGTCCCGCAATCGGTCGTCTCGGCCGTGAAGATCACGCCCTACCTGCGGATCGAGATCCCTGCGGCCA from Syntrophaceae bacterium includes these protein-coding regions:
- a CDS encoding threonine aldolase, whose protein sequence is MEPIIDLRSDTVTKPTAEMREAMKNAVVGDDILRDDPTVIELEELAAGIFGKEAALLTISGTMSNEIAVMVYTKPGDEIVVLADSHIYNLETGGISALSGSQPRPLKSDTGVYDPQELSRAIMPPGVQRARTRLICLENTFHLDRGLAVEKSRYAETIEIARRHGIPVFMDGARIFNAALATNTTVRDLTSFCDAVDVCLCKGLAAPLGSMLMGSRDFIDEARRIRQRIGGGMRQAGVIAAPGILALTKMVERLPEDHARAETMRRGLEAMGIRVDRGGILTNIVNLDVSPVGWKAPLFAERLLGYGIKAKVCTEHTLRMVTHNDIGDREVSFVLDRIGNLLRSRT